Proteins encoded within one genomic window of Streptomyces taklimakanensis:
- a CDS encoding DUF5326 family protein, which yields MDLKRTFAALPWWVKWVAIPLVALFVFGGLIANIVGFIVGLLFKVLLFVALVGGLVYVVRKFISSGT from the coding sequence ATGGATCTCAAGAGGACCTTCGCGGCGCTGCCGTGGTGGGTGAAGTGGGTCGCGATCCCGCTCGTCGCGCTCTTCGTCTTCGGCGGCCTGATCGCCAACATCGTCGGCTTCATCGTGGGCCTGCTGTTCAAGGTGCTGCTGTTCGTCGCGCTGGTCGGCGGCCTGGTGTACGTGGTGCGGAAGTTCATCTCGTCGGGCACCTGA
- a CDS encoding YibE/F family protein yields the protein MPLAGPCDDRAVDSSPPQPPPQPPLQPPSRTPSRAPSTPPAPSVHGSVPRPPREHGSEHGHGPGHGSGHGSGHGHGHHHGPPAPVSARLRRVIAAVLVPFAVVVLTGLVALWPGGTPDGEGNSGVGFDRRTFDARVTAVEEVDCAEVGAAGGPSLGSESGGSEGASGAAGAGGTDGAGGEEGGGSCLRATVEVTEGEDAGHTFPEIVTPDATRRLSAGQGVVVAYAPQAPRELQYSVVDVRRGVPMVALGALFALAVVVVGRLRGVLALVGLVVSFGVLTLFILPAILQGSDPLLVAVVGGSTIMLATLYLCHGVNARTSVAVLGTLVSLLLIGLLGSVFIAWAALTGNTDDQTGLVHTLYPDIEIQGLLLAGVLIGSLGVLDDVTVTQTSAVWELRQADPGASWRKLYGAAMRIGRDHIASVVNTLVLAYAGAALPLLLLFSVAEDGMAQVAGSELVAEEIVRTLVGSIGLVASVPVTTALAALVAIADRGASGGGASDRGAGSAGGGEGAGGRVRRGRSGSGSRGRRRARR from the coding sequence GTGCCCCTCGCCGGCCCCTGCGATGATCGGGCCGTGGACTCCTCCCCTCCCCAGCCCCCTCCCCAGCCCCCTCTTCAGCCGCCTTCCCGGACTCCTTCCCGGGCTCCCTCGACGCCGCCGGCGCCGTCCGTCCACGGCTCGGTGCCCCGGCCGCCGCGTGAACACGGCTCCGAACACGGCCATGGCCCGGGGCACGGCTCGGGACACGGCTCGGGGCACGGTCACGGGCACCACCACGGCCCTCCCGCCCCCGTGTCGGCACGGCTGCGCCGGGTCATAGCGGCGGTCCTGGTGCCGTTCGCCGTGGTGGTGCTGACCGGCCTGGTGGCGCTGTGGCCGGGTGGGACGCCGGACGGCGAGGGGAACAGCGGCGTCGGCTTCGACCGCCGGACGTTCGACGCGCGGGTCACCGCCGTCGAGGAGGTGGACTGCGCGGAGGTGGGTGCCGCCGGCGGGCCGTCGCTCGGCTCGGAGTCGGGCGGTTCGGAGGGCGCGTCGGGCGCCGCCGGTGCGGGTGGCACGGACGGCGCCGGGGGAGAGGAGGGCGGTGGCAGCTGTCTGCGGGCGACCGTCGAGGTCACCGAGGGCGAGGACGCGGGCCACACCTTCCCCGAGATCGTCACTCCGGACGCCACCCGGCGCCTGTCGGCGGGTCAGGGGGTGGTGGTGGCGTACGCGCCGCAGGCCCCGCGCGAGCTGCAGTACAGCGTGGTGGACGTGCGGCGCGGCGTGCCGATGGTGGCGCTGGGTGCCCTGTTCGCGCTGGCTGTGGTGGTCGTCGGACGGCTGCGCGGGGTGCTGGCACTGGTGGGGCTGGTGGTGAGCTTCGGGGTGCTGACGCTGTTCATCCTGCCCGCGATCCTGCAGGGCTCCGATCCGCTGCTGGTCGCGGTGGTCGGGGGCAGCACGATCATGCTGGCGACGCTGTACCTGTGCCACGGCGTCAACGCCCGCACCTCGGTGGCGGTCCTGGGCACACTGGTGTCGCTGTTGCTGATCGGGCTGCTGGGCTCGGTGTTCATCGCCTGGGCGGCGCTGACGGGCAACACCGACGACCAGACCGGTCTGGTGCACACCCTCTACCCGGACATCGAGATCCAGGGTCTGCTGCTGGCCGGGGTGCTGATCGGCTCGCTGGGCGTGCTGGACGACGTGACGGTGACGCAGACCTCGGCGGTGTGGGAGCTGCGGCAGGCCGATCCGGGGGCGAGCTGGCGGAAGCTGTACGGCGCGGCGATGCGCATCGGGCGCGACCACATCGCGTCGGTGGTCAACACGCTGGTGCTGGCGTACGCGGGAGCCGCGCTGCCGCTGTTGCTGCTGTTCTCGGTGGCCGAGGACGGGATGGCGCAGGTGGCCGGCAGCGAGCTGGTGGCCGAGGAGATCGTGCGGACGCTGGTCGGTTCGATCGGTCTGGTGGCCTCGGTGCCGGTGACGACGGCGCTGGCGGCGCTGGTGGCGATCGCCGACCGCGGCGCGTCCGGCGGTGGCGCGTCCGACCGTGGCGCCGGTTCGGCCGGTGGCGGCGAGGGGGCCGGCGGTCGGGTCCGTCGGGGCCGCTCCGGTTCGGGCTCGCGGGGTCGGCGGCGGGCCCGGCGGTGA
- the thiC gene encoding phosphomethylpyrimidine synthase ThiC — protein sequence MTTQDARTPENTSDDARPREIGWHKGYLSGSRPDIRVPVRRVHLTNGRDVTLYDTSGPYTDPNIDTDVRRGLAPLRENWIIARGDTEEYAGREVRPEDDGIKHTSPRGGLRNLDAVFPGRPRLPRRGRGGTTAVTQLAYAKRGEITPEMEFVAVREGCTPEHVRDEIAAGRAVLPANVNHPESEPMIIGKNFLVKVNANIGNSAVTSSIEEEVEKMTWATRWGADTVMDLSTGRNIHTTREWVLRNSPVPIGTVPLYQALEKVDGKAEELTWEIYKDTVIEQCEQGVDYMTVHAGVLLRYVPLTARRKTGIVSRGGSIMAAWCLAHHKESFLYTHFEELCEILRAYDVTFSLGDGLRPGSIADANDEAQFAELRTLGELNRLAKSHDVQTMIEGPGHVPMHKIKENVDLQQEICDEAPFYTLGPLTTDIAPAYDHITSGIGAAMIAWWGTAMLCYVTPKEHLGLPDRDDVKTGVITYKIAAHAADLAKGHPGAQEWDDALSDARFEFRWEDQFNLALDPDTARAYHDETLPAEPAKTAHFCSMCGPKFCSMKISKSIMEDYGDSMELTSDEEREAVAGMAEKSKEFAEAGNRVYLPIAD from the coding sequence ATGACCACGCAGGATGCACGCACGCCCGAAAACACCTCCGACGACGCGCGGCCGCGCGAGATCGGCTGGCACAAGGGCTATCTGAGCGGCTCGCGCCCCGACATCCGGGTGCCCGTCCGCCGAGTGCACCTCACCAACGGCCGGGACGTGACGTTGTACGACACCTCCGGCCCGTACACCGATCCGAACATCGACACCGACGTCCGCCGCGGGCTGGCACCGCTGCGGGAGAACTGGATCATCGCCAGGGGCGACACCGAGGAGTACGCGGGCCGCGAGGTGCGGCCCGAGGACGACGGCATCAAACACACCTCGCCGCGCGGCGGCCTGCGCAACCTCGACGCCGTCTTCCCCGGCCGCCCCCGCCTGCCGCGCCGGGGACGCGGCGGCACCACCGCCGTCACGCAACTCGCGTACGCCAAGCGGGGCGAGATCACCCCCGAGATGGAGTTCGTCGCGGTGCGCGAGGGCTGTACGCCCGAGCACGTCCGCGACGAGATCGCCGCGGGCCGCGCCGTCCTCCCGGCGAACGTCAACCACCCGGAGTCCGAGCCGATGATCATCGGCAAGAACTTCCTGGTGAAGGTGAACGCCAACATCGGCAACTCCGCCGTCACCTCCTCCATCGAGGAGGAGGTGGAGAAGATGACGTGGGCCACCCGCTGGGGCGCCGACACCGTCATGGACCTCTCCACCGGCCGCAACATCCACACCACCCGCGAGTGGGTGCTGCGCAACTCCCCCGTCCCCATCGGCACCGTCCCCCTCTACCAGGCGTTGGAGAAGGTCGACGGCAAGGCCGAGGAACTGACCTGGGAGATCTACAAGGACACCGTCATCGAGCAGTGCGAGCAGGGCGTGGACTACATGACCGTCCACGCCGGCGTCCTGCTGCGCTACGTCCCGCTGACCGCCCGCCGCAAGACGGGCATCGTCTCGCGCGGCGGCTCGATCATGGCGGCCTGGTGCCTGGCCCACCACAAGGAGAGCTTCCTCTACACCCACTTCGAGGAGCTCTGCGAGATCCTGCGCGCCTACGACGTCACCTTCTCCCTCGGCGACGGGCTGCGGCCGGGCTCCATCGCGGACGCCAACGACGAGGCCCAGTTCGCCGAGTTGCGCACGCTGGGCGAGCTGAACCGGCTCGCCAAGTCGCACGACGTGCAGACGATGATCGAGGGACCGGGCCACGTCCCGATGCACAAGATCAAGGAGAACGTCGACCTCCAGCAGGAGATCTGCGACGAGGCCCCCTTCTACACCCTCGGCCCGCTCACCACCGACATCGCCCCGGCGTACGACCACATCACCTCCGGCATCGGCGCGGCGATGATCGCCTGGTGGGGCACGGCGATGCTCTGCTACGTCACGCCCAAGGAGCACCTGGGCCTGCCGGACCGCGACGACGTCAAGACCGGCGTGATCACCTACAAGATCGCCGCCCACGCCGCGGACCTGGCCAAGGGCCACCCCGGCGCCCAGGAGTGGGACGACGCCCTCTCCGACGCCCGTTTCGAGTTCCGGTGGGAGGACCAGTTCAACCTGGCCCTCGATCCGGACACGGCCCGCGCCTACCACGACGAGACGCTCCCGGCCGAACCGGCGAAGACGGCGCACTTCTGCTCGATGTGCGGACCGAAATTCTGTTCGATGAAGATTAGTAAAAGCATCATGGAGGACTATGGGGATTCCATGGAGCTGACCAGCGACGAAGAGCGTGAAGCCGTCGCCGGCATGGCCGAGAAGTCCAAGGAGTTCGCGGAGGCGGGCAACCGCGTCTACCTCCCGATCGCCGACTGA
- a CDS encoding phosphotransferase enzyme family protein: MPSDAARETEEGFTSEGAARVMAAACRSAGLDSGGARLIRLGENALFRLAAHPVIVRIARSTDYLPSVRREVAVSRWLAEEGFPAARTVDDLEQPVVVAGRPVTFWHLVEEGDRKPTYGELGGLLRDLHAMRLPAGLELPAYDAFGRTDLRVEKATGIPEDDREFLRKRGRELRDRLAELHFDSPRGPVHGDAHVQNLMVDSGGRALLIDFEGFSHDHPEWDLMVTATEHHSLGWQTAEQYAAFVGAYGRDLRDWEGFPVLRGIQEFHMTTWLMQNIAEGPAVAEEYARRIASLRDDDAPRNWQPG, encoded by the coding sequence ATGCCGTCCGACGCTGCGCGGGAGACGGAAGAGGGGTTCACCTCGGAGGGGGCCGCCCGGGTGATGGCTGCGGCCTGCCGGTCGGCCGGGCTCGACAGCGGCGGCGCGCGGTTGATCCGCCTCGGTGAGAACGCCCTCTTCCGGCTGGCGGCGCACCCGGTGATCGTGCGCATCGCCCGGTCGACCGACTACCTGCCCTCGGTGCGCAGAGAGGTGGCGGTCTCGCGCTGGCTGGCCGAGGAGGGCTTCCCGGCCGCGCGGACCGTGGACGACCTCGAACAGCCGGTGGTCGTCGCCGGCCGCCCGGTGACCTTCTGGCACCTGGTCGAGGAGGGCGACCGGAAACCCACCTACGGGGAGCTGGGCGGCCTGCTGCGGGACCTGCACGCGATGCGGCTCCCCGCGGGCCTGGAGCTGCCTGCCTACGACGCCTTCGGCCGTACCGACCTGCGGGTCGAGAAGGCGACGGGGATACCGGAGGACGACCGGGAGTTCCTGCGCAAGCGGGGCCGCGAGCTCCGCGACCGGCTGGCGGAGCTGCACTTCGACTCCCCCCGGGGACCGGTCCACGGTGATGCTCACGTGCAGAACCTCATGGTGGACTCCGGCGGCCGGGCGCTCCTGATCGACTTCGAGGGGTTCAGCCACGACCATCCGGAGTGGGACCTGATGGTCACCGCCACCGAGCACCACAGCCTGGGGTGGCAGACGGCGGAGCAGTACGCGGCGTTCGTCGGTGCGTACGGCCGGGACCTGCGGGACTGGGAGGGCTTCCCGGTCCTGCGCGGCATCCAGGAGTTCCACATGACGACCTGGCTCATGCAGAACATCGCCGAGGGGCCCGCGGTGGCCGAGGAGTACGCGCGGCGCATCGCGTCCCTGCGGGACGACGACGCGCCCCGGAACTGGCAGCCGGGCTGA
- a CDS encoding sporulation protein, with protein sequence MHREPNHRLAAVMAEAGASNKGLARRVKDIAARRGVHLGTTHVSVQRWLDGGGIQPQTAVFLAEALSQKLGRRITPSDLGFPGTAPAVSAGGAAYARSLPEALGHLDTLTRLRPEDGRSGADLLPEGDVNSAVLSWLVSRSDGLATDTPGVRRVGMRDVAAMRTAAEMFMHLDFKFGGGHGHKALRHYFREDVLPLLKASYSERVGKALFEAATEIAQLLAWTAYDTGNHTLANRYMIATLRLTQVIDDRMMGARILTNMSHQANYLGQAPRAVQLARASLEGGRGRATPRAMALFAAHEARALSTAQDRTAAARAMNEAERYFERADTADDPDWLSYMDEAELYGEFCHCFRDLGQGAEAVRFAERAVAITDPRYARTLGFCRMVLAQSQLLNGELEAALGTATLAVENGDALQSARFVRYVTDFQREVSAHAQNPAVQRFNEQVRDALAELDEE encoded by the coding sequence ATGCACAGGGAACCGAATCACCGGCTGGCCGCCGTCATGGCCGAGGCCGGAGCCTCGAACAAGGGACTCGCCAGGCGCGTGAAGGACATCGCCGCGCGGCGGGGCGTGCACCTCGGGACCACTCACGTTTCCGTTCAGCGCTGGCTGGACGGGGGCGGCATCCAGCCGCAGACGGCCGTGTTCCTGGCGGAAGCGCTGAGTCAGAAGCTGGGGCGGAGGATCACGCCGTCGGATCTCGGATTCCCCGGGACGGCACCGGCCGTGTCCGCCGGCGGCGCCGCCTACGCACGCTCGCTGCCCGAAGCCCTCGGCCACCTGGACACCCTCACCCGGCTCCGCCCCGAGGACGGCCGGAGTGGCGCGGACCTGTTACCCGAGGGCGACGTCAACTCGGCCGTCCTGTCGTGGCTGGTCTCCCGCTCGGACGGACTCGCCACCGACACCCCCGGCGTCCGCCGTGTCGGCATGCGGGACGTGGCCGCCATGCGGACGGCCGCGGAGATGTTCATGCACCTCGACTTCAAGTTCGGGGGCGGGCACGGCCACAAGGCGTTGCGCCACTACTTCCGCGAGGACGTCCTGCCGCTGCTCAAAGCCAGCTACAGCGAGCGTGTGGGCAAGGCCCTCTTCGAGGCCGCGACCGAGATCGCGCAGCTTCTCGCGTGGACCGCGTACGACACCGGCAACCACACCCTGGCCAACCGCTACATGATCGCCACCCTGCGGCTCACCCAGGTCATCGACGACCGGATGATGGGCGCCCGCATCCTCACCAACATGAGCCACCAGGCCAACTACCTCGGCCAGGCACCCCGCGCCGTCCAGCTCGCCCGCGCATCGCTCGAAGGCGGCCGGGGACGGGCCACACCGCGCGCCATGGCCCTGTTCGCCGCCCACGAGGCCCGCGCCCTGTCCACCGCGCAGGACCGCACGGCGGCGGCCCGCGCCATGAACGAGGCCGAACGGTACTTCGAGCGCGCCGACACCGCCGACGACCCCGACTGGCTGTCCTACATGGACGAGGCCGAGCTGTACGGGGAGTTCTGCCACTGCTTCCGCGACCTGGGCCAGGGCGCCGAGGCCGTGCGCTTCGCCGAACGCGCCGTCGCCATCACCGACCCCAGATACGCCCGCACACTCGGGTTCTGCCGGATGGTGCTCGCGCAGAGCCAGCTGCTCAACGGCGAACTGGAAGCAGCACTCGGCACGGCGACGCTGGCCGTCGAGAACGGGGACGCGCTCCAGTCGGCCCGCTTCGTGCGGTACGTCACCGACTTCCAGCGCGAGGTGTCCGCACACGCCCAGAACCCCGCCGTCCAGCGCTTCAACGAGCAGGTGCGCGACGCCCTGGCCGAGCTGGACGAGGAGTAG
- a CDS encoding ATP-binding protein: METRTAVHEPFLRTAGRTPLEPASLSAAERFRAVVLDANSPDTARIARRTAAEVLRDWGLCHLVDNVTLCVSELVGNAVHHAIPDGWQDGLGGERHLSVAFRAWPKWLFVEVCDQDSTPPMLPVGDLLTPLSSAASPEMTLPDNGRGLLIVQNLSDATWWAPRDTGGKSVFCRFDLNGGAG, translated from the coding sequence ATGGAGACGCGCACAGCAGTACATGAGCCGTTCCTGCGGACTGCGGGCCGCACCCCCCTGGAGCCCGCGTCGCTCTCGGCGGCCGAACGCTTCCGCGCGGTCGTGCTCGACGCGAACTCTCCGGACACCGCGCGCATCGCCCGCCGTACGGCGGCGGAAGTGCTCCGGGACTGGGGGCTGTGCCACCTGGTGGACAACGTGACGCTGTGCGTCTCGGAACTGGTGGGCAACGCCGTGCACCACGCGATCCCGGACGGCTGGCAGGACGGGCTCGGTGGGGAAAGGCATCTCTCCGTCGCCTTCCGGGCCTGGCCGAAGTGGCTGTTCGTGGAGGTGTGCGACCAGGACTCCACACCGCCGATGCTGCCGGTCGGGGACCTCCTCACCCCGCTGTCCTCCGCCGCCTCACCCGAGATGACGCTGCCGGACAACGGGCGCGGACTGCTCATCGTCCAGAACCTCTCCGACGCGACCTGGTGGGCGCCTCGGGACACCGGCGGCAAGAGCGTCTTCTGCCGCTTCGACCTGAACGGCGGGGCCGGCTGA
- a CDS encoding DUF499 domain-containing protein, with amino-acid sequence MENLFGMVEPRDDVLAGELTESRFAASLEEVIAGTAPEAYSDTEHFFAATYPSAGLKSLLNEALGRIGGGKPDGASVIRLETNLGGGKTHNLIALFHAARGQLDAARAAEFMDASLLPSEPVEQVGAFVGTSTGAQSFPEIAGITPRTAWGYLALQVGGTAGYEFVRADDEALTAPGSDAIKRLLGDRPSLLLIDEIARYYQVAKGVRVGESTLAQQTTAFLMALMEAVDGLPRAVLVITTTGVTDAFGEATSDILEAVNEARSLMARKELVLRPSEEADLPKILTRRLFKQRDNGSAAAEVAQAYAEAADTAYASGLDLPEGMVGTGWATEIARTYPFHPTLIRILDKRLSTIPNFQRTRGALRLLARVVRRLWAQQPERTYLIHPHHIDLSERVIAEDLSSRLERPQFEPVIRADIASQARAEPSHAERVDERMGSFYARRLATSVYLYSLTRDVPGVQPAELFGAALVPGDDPNLLQKALDGLEAACWYLHADVRGYRFSTEASLVKLIQEAESEISVTNARKKATKILTTQFRDSTLKVRRHWEDAKVPDNAADAWLVVMHWDDFGDPRGVDPHGPTPAKIQELWERTPAGGLRQYKNRLVFLAPSLGTHEAMVRAVKKHLALEELSTSSDTLNALTPEKRSELKDRAKESALLARVAVCNHVNVLYVPTAHGLEAVQLDQVTSSSVFPNQADAILGRLAAMEKTLRAGDRPLDPAYVKNKLGDLLNRPQPTEELEQAFARRSDLKMVFDRMQLVALVSAGVRNGVWEYQDPDRGDDGWATKDRPGASFRIAADVFLHPPGSAPAPAEQVCPLCDTVHPGRGCPDIFEKEDGAQSPLPSAKPTTFTGSGAAGSAFAQARSAAADKQRESLCELTIGIDHLGAGGSTELLRLHSVVPATTLGAELVYDVKVVVTLGTNHSHAAKIEFVGTPADYAPLREAIKQLLGPHESVVKASVTAAFADPLPLSGDVVERFAQAARDTGPTKCTITMRTEGDG; translated from the coding sequence ATGGAAAATTTGTTCGGGATGGTCGAGCCACGCGACGACGTGTTGGCTGGTGAGCTCACGGAGTCGCGCTTTGCTGCGTCCCTGGAGGAGGTCATCGCTGGCACGGCTCCGGAGGCGTATAGCGACACCGAACACTTCTTCGCCGCAACCTATCCCTCGGCTGGTCTGAAGTCGCTCCTCAATGAGGCGCTTGGGCGCATCGGCGGCGGCAAGCCAGACGGCGCCAGTGTGATCCGACTGGAGACAAACCTTGGCGGCGGCAAGACCCACAATCTCATCGCCCTCTTTCACGCTGCCCGCGGGCAACTCGATGCAGCGCGTGCGGCAGAGTTCATGGATGCCTCGTTGCTGCCAAGCGAGCCCGTCGAGCAGGTCGGCGCATTCGTTGGCACCAGCACCGGAGCACAGAGCTTCCCCGAGATCGCGGGCATCACGCCCCGCACCGCCTGGGGGTACCTGGCCCTCCAGGTCGGCGGAACGGCTGGGTACGAGTTTGTGCGGGCGGACGACGAGGCCCTAACGGCGCCTGGCTCGGATGCGATCAAGCGGCTGCTCGGCGATCGCCCGTCGCTTCTCCTCATCGATGAGATCGCCCGCTACTACCAGGTTGCCAAGGGCGTTCGCGTCGGCGAGAGCACACTCGCTCAGCAGACGACGGCGTTTCTGATGGCCTTGATGGAAGCCGTTGACGGCCTCCCTCGCGCAGTCCTCGTGATCACCACCACCGGCGTGACTGACGCATTCGGCGAGGCGACCAGTGACATCCTGGAGGCCGTAAACGAGGCTCGCTCCCTCATGGCTCGCAAGGAGCTCGTGCTGCGGCCGAGCGAGGAAGCCGACCTCCCCAAAATCCTCACGCGTCGTCTTTTCAAGCAGCGCGACAATGGCAGTGCTGCGGCGGAGGTTGCTCAGGCGTACGCAGAAGCGGCGGATACCGCCTACGCGAGCGGACTCGATCTGCCCGAGGGCATGGTCGGCACAGGCTGGGCGACGGAGATCGCTCGCACGTACCCCTTCCACCCGACGCTCATCAGGATTCTGGACAAGCGCCTGTCCACGATCCCGAACTTCCAGCGCACCCGAGGTGCGCTGCGGCTGCTCGCTCGTGTTGTCCGCCGACTGTGGGCACAGCAGCCTGAGCGCACCTACCTGATCCACCCCCACCACATTGATCTCAGCGAGCGGGTAATCGCCGAGGACCTCTCCAGCCGTCTTGAGCGCCCGCAATTCGAGCCGGTGATCCGCGCGGACATCGCCTCGCAGGCAAGGGCGGAGCCCTCGCATGCAGAGCGTGTCGATGAACGGATGGGATCCTTCTACGCTCGCCGTTTGGCAACGTCGGTCTATCTGTACTCGCTCACCCGTGACGTCCCCGGCGTGCAACCGGCTGAGCTCTTCGGTGCTGCCCTGGTTCCGGGCGACGACCCGAACCTCTTGCAGAAGGCCCTCGACGGCCTTGAGGCAGCTTGCTGGTACCTGCACGCCGATGTACGCGGCTACCGGTTCTCGACCGAAGCATCCCTGGTGAAACTGATTCAGGAGGCCGAGAGCGAAATAAGCGTGACCAACGCGCGGAAGAAGGCCACCAAAATCCTCACCACCCAGTTCCGCGACAGCACCCTCAAGGTGCGCCGACACTGGGAGGACGCTAAGGTTCCGGACAATGCTGCAGACGCCTGGCTCGTCGTCATGCACTGGGACGACTTCGGCGACCCCCGCGGGGTGGATCCGCATGGCCCCACCCCGGCGAAGATTCAGGAACTGTGGGAACGGACCCCGGCTGGTGGTCTCCGCCAATACAAGAACCGCCTCGTCTTCCTCGCGCCTTCGCTGGGGACTCATGAGGCGATGGTCCGGGCCGTGAAGAAACACCTGGCGCTCGAAGAACTTTCCACGAGCTCAGACACCCTCAACGCCCTTACGCCCGAGAAGCGCTCCGAGCTCAAGGACAGGGCCAAAGAGTCAGCACTCCTGGCTAGAGTCGCTGTCTGTAACCACGTCAACGTGTTGTATGTACCCACCGCGCATGGGCTGGAAGCTGTCCAACTCGATCAGGTCACCAGCTCTTCGGTGTTTCCGAACCAGGCCGACGCGATCTTGGGGCGTCTCGCCGCTATGGAGAAAACACTCCGTGCTGGCGACAGGCCGCTGGATCCGGCTTATGTGAAGAACAAGCTGGGCGACCTGCTGAATCGGCCGCAGCCGACTGAGGAGCTGGAGCAGGCGTTTGCCCGGCGCTCCGATCTCAAGATGGTCTTCGACCGGATGCAGTTGGTCGCCCTGGTCAGTGCTGGCGTCCGCAACGGTGTGTGGGAGTACCAGGACCCGGATCGCGGAGACGACGGCTGGGCAACCAAGGATCGGCCGGGTGCAAGCTTCCGGATTGCAGCCGATGTATTCCTGCATCCGCCTGGTTCCGCCCCCGCCCCGGCTGAGCAGGTTTGCCCGCTCTGCGACACGGTTCACCCTGGGCGCGGGTGTCCGGATATTTTCGAAAAGGAAGACGGCGCTCAATCGCCTCTTCCTTCGGCTAAACCCACAACATTCACAGGTAGCGGTGCGGCTGGCAGCGCATTTGCCCAAGCGCGGAGCGCAGCGGCTGATAAGCAGCGTGAGAGTCTGTGTGAGCTGACGATCGGTATTGATCATCTCGGTGCAGGGGGCAGTACGGAACTGCTGCGCCTCCACTCGGTCGTGCCAGCAACAACGCTGGGCGCTGAATTGGTCTATGACGTGAAAGTTGTCGTCACCCTCGGGACTAATCACTCGCACGCAGCCAAGATCGAGTTCGTGGGTACCCCAGCTGACTACGCACCACTACGCGAGGCCATCAAGCAGTTGCTCGGGCCCCATGAGTCTGTAGTCAAGGCGTCGGTGACTGCTGCCTTCGCAGACCCGTTGCCGCTGTCCGGCGATGTTGTGGAACGGTTCGCTCAGGCGGCGCGAGACACCGGCCCAACGAAATGCACCATCACAATGCGTACCGAGGGCGACGGATGA
- a CDS encoding DUF7680 family protein, whose product MSRAEQYTVLITRDEDGRIVAVDVAADDLDGGHRKIHVNGGRAAHIAAPLQDVLRSAGLRGRDWASCKPIALDPMLGAHAELLLRAVKPLRRTDRIIDIAEGVAGMSREEAAYWHAQVQHRHGLKALRILLDGGKRR is encoded by the coding sequence ATGAGCCGAGCCGAGCAGTACACCGTTCTGATCACCCGTGATGAGGATGGGCGGATCGTCGCCGTCGACGTCGCTGCGGACGACCTCGACGGCGGCCACCGCAAGATCCATGTCAATGGTGGGCGCGCCGCACACATCGCTGCCCCTCTGCAGGACGTCCTGCGCTCCGCCGGCCTACGCGGCCGAGACTGGGCCTCGTGTAAACCGATTGCGCTTGACCCCATGCTTGGGGCGCATGCAGAGCTCCTGCTACGTGCCGTGAAGCCGCTCCGTCGCACAGACCGGATCATCGACATCGCCGAGGGCGTGGCAGGGATGAGCCGAGAAGAGGCCGCTTACTGGCACGCCCAAGTACAGCATCGCCATGGGCTCAAGGCGCTGCGCATCCTCCTTGACGGCGGCAAGCGTCGGTGA